The Microbacterium foliorum genome has a window encoding:
- a CDS encoding Pls/PosA family non-ribosomal peptide synthetase, with the protein MRADVQEALDRGAYAPLPRTLIDVLRDTTARYPDASAVEDGDGALSYAELLARVWRTAAMLRENGVRQGDRVGIRMTSGRRELYIAILGTMAAGAAYVPVDADDPQERADLVFREAGIAGAITDAGYRPAEGVASAALFDSGSPHPSTSAIPVVAPPTTDDDAWIIFTSGSTGVPKGVAVSHRSAAAFVDAEARLFLQEAPLGPGDRVLAGLSVAFDASCEEMWLAWGHGACLVPAPRALVRSGEDLGPWLLGHGITVVSTVPTLAALWPQDAIENVRLLIFGGEACPPELVARLASEGREVWNTYGPTEATVVACASLMDGIGPVRIGLPLDGWSLAVVDAEGHRVADGEAGELIIGGVGLARYLDPAKDAEKYAPMPTLGWERAYRSGDVVRMEPEGLIFQGRADDQVKIGGRRIELGEVETALQALTSVSAAAVVVQKTDAGLPLLVGYVVPDEGFDRQTARSELAALLPAPLIPLLATVDDLPVRTSGKVDRAALPWPLDSGDAGDSSLSGTAAWLAEQWFAVLGIRPDDDDADFFQLGGGSLAAAQLVSRLRTRAPEFTMTDVYDLPRLRQMADAVDEEADDDDTEERVFSQPVPTPRRMQWVQTIAGLPLFVFTGIRWLLFLLAASWILRLSPGFEFLPDVPVWTVIVGLLVFVTPLGKMTIAAVAARLLLAGLRPGDYPRGGGVHLRLWLAEQIAQQVDPVGLAGAPWVVYYARALGARIHRDVDLHTVPPITGMLDIGPGASIEPEVDLTGYWIDGDTVRIGGIRIGADATIGARSTLAPGTKIGRGAEIAPGSAVFGRVRAKQRWAGSPAARIGGTSSPFAPGRPPTRVRWLWAYAASSALLGLLPVISLAAGAWILALGIRGSDSLLAAVPGILALLVPAVLLAGLVFAGLVLLFVRVLGLGLAEGVYPVRSRVAWQAWTTERLLDSARTFLFPLYSSIVTPIWLRALGADVGRDVEASTVLLIPTLATIADGAFLADDTMVATYELRGGWMRLRRARIGKRAFLGNSGMAAGGHNVPRDGLVAVLSVAPPKAKAGSSWLGSPAARLRRVVNDSDLERTYRPRASLRLARALWESCRIIPVFVTCAIGLSVMLALAAVVEHGGLGWAVALSSVVMLAAGAVAALVTTIAKWLIVGPIRAGEHPLWSSFVWRTEVSDTFTEMVAAPWFANAAAGTPALAIWLRSLGAKIGRGVWTDSYWLPEPDLVTLGDGATVNRGCVVQTHLFHDRVMSIDAVTLENGATLGPHSVILPAATIGADATVGPASLVMRGEFVPVGSRWSGNPIGPWRAVKVRSYQATDA; encoded by the coding sequence TTGCGCGCTGACGTGCAGGAGGCGCTGGATCGCGGCGCATACGCACCGCTCCCCCGCACCCTGATCGACGTTCTGCGAGACACGACGGCGCGGTACCCCGATGCCTCCGCGGTCGAAGACGGCGACGGCGCGCTCAGCTATGCCGAACTGCTCGCGCGGGTGTGGCGCACCGCGGCCATGCTCCGCGAGAACGGGGTGCGGCAGGGCGACCGGGTCGGCATCAGGATGACGTCGGGGCGCCGCGAACTGTACATCGCGATCCTCGGCACGATGGCGGCCGGCGCCGCCTACGTTCCGGTCGACGCCGATGACCCCCAGGAGCGCGCGGACCTCGTGTTCCGGGAGGCGGGCATCGCCGGCGCGATCACCGATGCGGGCTATCGCCCCGCAGAAGGGGTCGCATCCGCCGCGCTCTTCGACAGCGGGTCCCCTCACCCCAGCACCTCCGCGATCCCGGTCGTCGCCCCGCCGACCACCGACGACGACGCGTGGATCATCTTCACCTCGGGTTCGACCGGGGTGCCCAAGGGCGTGGCGGTGTCTCATCGCTCGGCCGCGGCCTTCGTCGACGCCGAGGCGCGCCTCTTCCTGCAGGAGGCGCCGCTCGGGCCGGGCGATCGCGTGCTCGCCGGACTGTCGGTCGCGTTCGATGCATCGTGCGAGGAGATGTGGCTGGCCTGGGGGCACGGGGCCTGCCTCGTGCCGGCACCCCGGGCGCTCGTGCGCTCCGGCGAGGACCTCGGCCCCTGGCTGCTCGGCCACGGCATCACGGTCGTGTCAACGGTGCCGACCCTCGCAGCGCTCTGGCCGCAGGATGCGATCGAGAACGTGCGGCTGCTGATCTTCGGCGGCGAGGCGTGCCCTCCCGAGCTGGTGGCGCGGCTGGCCTCCGAGGGGCGCGAGGTGTGGAACACGTACGGGCCGACCGAGGCGACGGTCGTCGCCTGTGCGTCTCTGATGGACGGCATCGGCCCCGTGCGCATCGGTCTGCCACTCGACGGCTGGTCGCTGGCCGTCGTCGACGCCGAGGGGCATCGGGTCGCCGACGGCGAGGCGGGCGAGCTCATCATCGGGGGTGTCGGGCTGGCGCGCTATCTCGATCCCGCCAAGGATGCCGAGAAGTACGCGCCCATGCCGACACTCGGGTGGGAGCGGGCCTACCGCTCCGGCGACGTGGTCCGCATGGAGCCCGAAGGACTGATCTTCCAGGGCCGCGCCGACGACCAGGTCAAGATCGGCGGCCGCCGCATCGAGCTGGGCGAGGTCGAGACCGCACTGCAGGCCCTCACCTCGGTGTCCGCCGCCGCAGTGGTCGTGCAGAAGACCGATGCCGGCCTTCCTCTCCTCGTCGGCTACGTGGTCCCGGACGAGGGCTTCGACCGGCAGACCGCCCGCTCCGAGCTCGCCGCGCTGCTGCCCGCCCCGCTGATCCCGCTGCTCGCGACCGTCGACGATCTGCCCGTGCGCACCTCGGGCAAGGTCGACCGCGCCGCACTCCCCTGGCCGCTGGACTCCGGCGACGCGGGAGACTCCTCGTTGTCGGGCACCGCCGCGTGGCTTGCCGAGCAGTGGTTCGCCGTGCTCGGCATCCGCCCGGACGACGACGATGCCGACTTCTTCCAGCTCGGCGGAGGCTCGCTCGCCGCCGCTCAGCTGGTGTCGCGCCTGCGCACCCGCGCCCCCGAGTTCACGATGACCGATGTCTACGACCTGCCGCGGCTGCGCCAGATGGCGGATGCCGTCGACGAGGAGGCCGACGACGACGACACCGAAGAACGGGTCTTCAGCCAGCCTGTTCCCACACCGCGGCGGATGCAGTGGGTGCAGACGATCGCCGGCCTGCCGCTGTTCGTGTTCACCGGCATCCGCTGGCTGCTCTTCCTCCTCGCCGCGAGCTGGATACTGCGGCTCTCGCCCGGATTCGAGTTCCTGCCCGATGTGCCCGTGTGGACCGTCATCGTCGGGCTGCTCGTGTTCGTGACCCCGCTGGGCAAGATGACGATCGCCGCGGTCGCCGCCCGACTTCTGCTCGCCGGGCTGCGCCCCGGCGACTACCCGCGCGGCGGCGGGGTGCACCTGCGGCTGTGGCTCGCCGAGCAGATCGCCCAGCAGGTGGATCCGGTCGGGCTGGCCGGCGCCCCCTGGGTCGTCTACTACGCCCGAGCCCTCGGCGCCCGCATCCACCGGGATGTGGACCTGCACACGGTGCCGCCGATCACGGGAATGCTCGACATCGGTCCCGGCGCCTCGATCGAACCCGAGGTCGACCTCACCGGCTATTGGATCGACGGCGACACCGTGCGCATCGGCGGCATCCGCATCGGCGCCGACGCGACCATCGGCGCACGCAGCACCCTCGCACCCGGCACGAAGATCGGTCGCGGAGCAGAGATCGCCCCGGGGTCGGCGGTGTTCGGTCGCGTGCGCGCGAAGCAGCGGTGGGCGGGCTCCCCGGCGGCTCGGATCGGCGGCACCTCGTCACCGTTCGCCCCCGGCCGCCCACCGACCAGGGTCCGGTGGCTGTGGGCGTACGCGGCCTCGTCGGCGCTTCTCGGCCTCCTCCCCGTCATCTCGCTGGCCGCCGGGGCCTGGATCCTGGCGCTCGGCATCCGAGGCTCCGACTCGCTGCTCGCGGCGGTCCCCGGCATTCTCGCGCTGCTGGTGCCCGCGGTGCTGCTGGCCGGTCTCGTGTTCGCCGGCCTGGTGCTGCTCTTCGTGCGCGTGCTCGGTCTCGGGCTCGCCGAGGGCGTGTACCCGGTGCGTTCGCGAGTCGCCTGGCAGGCATGGACGACCGAGCGCCTGCTCGATTCCGCCCGGACCTTCCTCTTCCCGCTGTACTCCAGCATCGTCACCCCGATCTGGCTGCGTGCACTGGGCGCCGACGTCGGTCGCGACGTCGAGGCGTCGACCGTGCTCCTCATCCCGACGCTCGCGACGATCGCCGACGGCGCGTTCCTCGCCGATGACACCATGGTGGCGACCTACGAGCTGCGGGGCGGGTGGATGCGGTTGCGCAGAGCGCGGATCGGCAAGCGCGCCTTCCTGGGCAACTCGGGCATGGCCGCAGGGGGCCACAACGTGCCGCGCGACGGCCTGGTCGCCGTGCTGTCGGTCGCTCCCCCCAAGGCCAAGGCCGGATCGTCCTGGCTGGGATCGCCGGCGGCGCGCCTTCGTCGGGTGGTCAACGACTCCGACCTCGAGCGCACCTATCGGCCGCGCGCGAGCCTGCGCCTCGCCCGTGCACTGTGGGAGTCGTGCCGCATCATCCCGGTGTTCGTCACCTGCGCGATCGGCCTCTCCGTGATGCTCGCTCTGGCCGCTGTCGTCGAGCACGGGGGCCTGGGCTGGGCCGTCGCCCTCTCGAGCGTCGTGATGCTGGCGGCCGGCGCGGTCGCCGCTCTCGTCACGACGATCGCCAAATGGCTCATCGTCGGGCCGATCCGCGCGGGCGAGCATCCGCTGTGGTCGAGCTTCGTGTGGCGCACGGAGGTGTCCGACACGTTCACCGAGATGGTCGCGGCCCCCTGGTTCGCCAACGCCGCCGCCGGCACGCCCGCTCTCGCGATCTGGCTGCGCTCGCTCGGCGCGAAGATCGGACGCGGCGTGTGGACCGACAGCTACTGGCTGCCCGAACCCG
- a CDS encoding basic amino acid ABC transporter substrate-binding protein, with product MQRRNIIAGIALAATATLALAGCAGGAGSGGSGEPAAGDEYDLVEAGTLTVCSDIPYAPFEFEGGDNGTGYTGFDIDLLDAIAKELDLKLAVQDVGFDALQSGTTLAAGTCDVGASAMTINDERKANIDFSDPYVDSMQSLLVRTDSGIKSIDDLSGKNVGVQQGTTGESYATENAKGAELVQYPSDGELWPAMQAGQIDAILQDQPVNYVHEQADSAYKIVETYATDESYGFAFAKGEKDALIEAVNTALQDLRDDGTYQEIFDKYLAVK from the coding sequence ATGCAGCGTCGCAACATCATCGCCGGGATCGCGCTCGCCGCGACCGCCACCCTCGCCCTTGCCGGTTGTGCGGGCGGCGCAGGAAGCGGCGGATCCGGTGAGCCGGCGGCGGGCGACGAGTACGACCTCGTCGAGGCCGGCACGCTCACGGTCTGCTCCGACATCCCGTACGCGCCCTTCGAGTTCGAGGGCGGCGACAACGGCACCGGGTACACCGGCTTCGACATCGACCTGCTCGACGCGATCGCGAAGGAGCTCGACCTGAAGCTCGCGGTGCAGGACGTCGGCTTCGACGCGCTGCAGTCCGGCACCACGCTCGCGGCCGGCACCTGCGATGTCGGGGCGTCGGCGATGACGATCAACGACGAGCGCAAAGCGAACATCGATTTCTCTGATCCTTACGTGGATTCGATGCAGTCCCTGTTGGTCCGAACCGATTCCGGCATTAAGTCGATCGACGACCTGTCGGGCAAGAACGTCGGTGTGCAGCAGGGCACCACGGGCGAGTCGTACGCGACCGAGAATGCCAAGGGCGCGGAGCTCGTCCAGTACCCCTCCGACGGCGAGTTGTGGCCGGCGATGCAGGCGGGGCAGATCGATGCCATCCTTCAGGACCAGCCCGTGAACTACGTTCACGAGCAGGCCGACTCTGCATACAAGATCGTCGAGACTTACGCCACCGATGAGTCCTATGGCTTTGCTTTCGCAAAGGGCGAAAAAGATGCGCTCATTGAGGCGGTCAATACGGCTCTCCAGGATCTCCGGGATGACGGCACGTACCAGGAGATCTTTGACAAGTATCTTGCGGTGAAGTGA
- a CDS encoding amino acid ABC transporter permease, producing MALRRTTKSKLYRYTVYAVLIAIVVWAAVSTDWAKIGPLFFNPEIAAKMFPGIITTALVNTLWFTAVAFVAGLLLGVVLALLKLSSIGPFRWIATAWIELFRGLPAILTIFGVAFILPIALGISGRDLGGPVVLGLVGLILVASAYMAETIRAGIQAVPKGQTEAARSLGMSPMKTTFWIIVPQGFRIIIPPLTNEFVLLLKDTSLLFVAGTFIWSKELTNFARDAATQNTNATPLIMAAILYLIVTIPLTRFSAYLERRMAKQR from the coding sequence ATGGCGTTGAGGCGCACCACGAAGAGCAAGCTGTACCGGTACACCGTCTACGCGGTGCTGATCGCGATCGTCGTCTGGGCGGCGGTCAGCACCGACTGGGCGAAGATCGGGCCGCTGTTCTTCAACCCCGAGATCGCGGCGAAGATGTTCCCCGGGATCATCACGACCGCACTCGTCAACACGCTGTGGTTCACCGCTGTCGCGTTCGTCGCCGGGCTCCTGCTGGGGGTCGTGCTCGCGCTGCTGAAGCTGTCGAGCATCGGGCCGTTCCGATGGATCGCCACGGCCTGGATCGAGCTGTTCCGCGGGCTTCCCGCGATCCTCACGATCTTCGGCGTGGCCTTCATCCTACCGATCGCACTGGGCATCTCGGGGCGTGACCTCGGCGGTCCGGTCGTGCTCGGTCTCGTCGGCCTCATCCTCGTCGCGTCGGCGTACATGGCCGAGACGATCCGCGCCGGCATCCAGGCGGTCCCGAAGGGGCAGACCGAGGCTGCGCGCTCGCTCGGCATGTCTCCGATGAAGACCACGTTCTGGATCATCGTGCCGCAGGGATTCCGCATCATCATCCCGCCGCTCACGAATGAGTTCGTGCTGCTGCTGAAGGACACGTCGCTGCTCTTCGTCGCGGGAACGTTCATCTGGTCGAAGGAGCTCACCAACTTCGCCCGAGACGCCGCGACGCAGAACACGAACGCGACGCCGCTGATCATGGCGGCGATCCTGTACCTGATCGTGACGATCCCCCTCACGCGCTTCAGCGCGTACCTGGAACGACGGATGGCGAAGCAGCGATGA
- a CDS encoding amino acid ABC transporter ATP-binding protein → MITDLIDVHAPAIDLQGLVKSFGDNEVLKGIDLTVTAGEVVCIIGPSGSGKSTLLRSVNLLEEPTGGKVLIEGIDITDPDVDIDRVRTRIGMVFQSFNLFPHLDVMGNLMIAQQRVKKRSKAEAEKIAKEMLGRVGLAEKADAFPGHLSGGQQQRVAIARALCMNPDMMLFDEPTSALDPELVGEVLQVMRSLADEGMTMLVVTHEMGFAREVGSRLIFMDGGHIVEEGDPREVLANPQHPRTQDFLARVL, encoded by the coding sequence ATGATCACCGATCTGATTGATGTCCACGCTCCGGCGATCGACCTGCAGGGGCTCGTCAAGAGCTTCGGCGACAACGAGGTGCTCAAAGGCATCGACCTCACCGTCACCGCGGGCGAGGTGGTCTGCATCATCGGCCCCTCCGGCTCCGGCAAGTCGACGCTGCTGCGCTCGGTGAACCTGCTCGAAGAGCCGACAGGCGGCAAGGTGCTGATCGAGGGGATCGACATCACCGACCCCGACGTCGACATCGACCGGGTGCGCACACGCATCGGCATGGTGTTCCAGAGCTTCAACCTGTTCCCGCACCTCGATGTGATGGGCAACCTCATGATCGCGCAGCAGCGCGTGAAGAAGCGCTCCAAGGCCGAGGCCGAGAAGATCGCGAAGGAGATGCTGGGGCGTGTCGGACTCGCCGAGAAGGCGGACGCTTTCCCCGGTCACCTGTCGGGCGGCCAGCAGCAGCGCGTCGCGATCGCCCGCGCGTTGTGCATGAATCCCGACATGATGCTGTTCGACGAGCCGACGTCGGCCCTCGATCCCGAGCTGGTGGGCGAAGTGCTGCAGGTCATGCGCTCGCTCGCCGACGAGGGGATGACGATGCTCGTCGTCACGCACGAGATGGGCTTCGCCCGGGAGGTGGGGTCGCGCCTGATCTTCATGGACGGCGGACACATCGTCGAAGAGGGTGACCCGCGTGAGGTGCTCGCCAACCCGCAGCATCCGCGCACGCAGGACTTCCTGGCTCGCGTGCTCTGA
- a CDS encoding YegP family protein — MAGKFELYTDSAGGHRFRLKAGNGEVIASSESYTTLSAAKNGVESVKTNAPGATVVELD; from the coding sequence ATGGCAGGCAAGTTCGAGCTGTACACCGACAGCGCCGGTGGTCATCGGTTCCGGCTGAAGGCCGGCAACGGCGAGGTCATCGCGTCGAGCGAGAGCTACACCACGCTGTCCGCCGCGAAGAACGGCGTCGAGTCGGTGAAGACCAACGCGCCGGGAGCCACGGTCGTCGAACTCGACTGA
- a CDS encoding ABC transporter ATP-binding protein — MTLPETADNTLLAEAGEGTRVQLQGIVKSYSGTTVLHGVDLDIAPGEFVSLLGPSGCGKTTLLRVLAGLEGLDGGAVLLGGSDVSRVPTNKRDIGMVFQSYSLFPHLRVVENTAFGLRRRGVGKADAAARALDALALVGLADFADRFPHQLSGGQQQRVALARALVTEPKVLLLDEPLSALDAKVRVQLRDEIRRIQLRLGITTVFVTHDQEEALAVSDRIAVMNAGMIEQIGTPEQLYTSPSTAGVAAFVGLSSIVSGVAEGDHVVVWGQRLPLRSPADGPVDVFLRPENVHFASEADAATDALVQESTFLGSMRRTLVRTESGELVRLQHAPGIHPAFGDHVRIAVAPEPVAVHPRG; from the coding sequence ATGACCCTCCCCGAGACCGCCGACAACACGCTGCTCGCCGAAGCCGGCGAGGGCACTCGCGTGCAGCTGCAGGGCATCGTGAAGAGCTACTCCGGCACCACCGTGCTGCACGGCGTCGACCTCGACATCGCGCCGGGCGAGTTCGTGTCGCTGCTCGGCCCGTCCGGGTGCGGAAAGACGACCCTCCTGCGCGTGCTGGCCGGGCTCGAGGGCCTCGACGGCGGCGCTGTGCTCCTCGGCGGAAGCGACGTCTCCCGCGTGCCCACCAACAAGCGCGACATCGGCATGGTCTTCCAGTCGTACTCGCTCTTCCCGCATCTGCGGGTGGTCGAGAACACGGCCTTCGGTCTCCGCCGCCGTGGTGTCGGCAAAGCGGATGCCGCCGCGCGCGCCCTCGATGCCCTCGCCCTCGTCGGACTCGCCGACTTCGCCGATCGCTTCCCGCACCAGCTGTCGGGCGGGCAGCAGCAGCGCGTGGCGCTCGCCCGCGCATTGGTGACGGAGCCCAAGGTGCTGCTGCTCGACGAGCCGCTGTCGGCCCTCGACGCGAAGGTGCGTGTGCAGCTGCGCGACGAGATCCGTCGGATCCAGCTGCGCCTCGGCATCACCACCGTCTTCGTCACCCACGACCAGGAGGAGGCGCTGGCGGTGTCGGATCGGATCGCGGTGATGAACGCGGGCATGATCGAGCAGATCGGCACCCCCGAGCAGCTGTACACGTCGCCGTCGACAGCGGGAGTGGCGGCATTCGTCGGTCTCTCCAGCATCGTCTCCGGCGTCGCCGAGGGAGATCACGTCGTGGTGTGGGGACAGCGGCTGCCCCTGCGTTCGCCGGCCGACGGTCCCGTCGATGTGTTCCTTCGGCCCGAGAACGTGCACTTCGCGTCCGAGGCGGATGCCGCGACGGACGCGCTCGTGCAGGAGAGCACGTTCCTCGGCAGCATGCGCCGCACGCTCGTGCGCACCGAGTCGGGTGAGCTGGTGCGGCTGCAGCACGCCCCCGGCATCCACCCCGCGTTCGGCGATCACGTGCGGATCGCGGTCGCCCCCGAGCCGGTCGCCGTGCATCCACGGGGTTGA
- a CDS encoding ABC transporter permease yields the protein MNRLAPSPVTRWIIGILVGAFFAIPLISTFLYTLRQTDGSLGFERWAALFDPAKSAAIRPIWMGLGNSLVLALVTVAIVLLLLAPTMILVNLRFGRLRPAFEFAVLLPISIPAIVLVVGLAPIYLQIGRTLGTGTWTLAFAYGITVLPFAYRSIQASIDAADLRTLAEAARSLGASWPTVVLKVLAPNLRQGLLAASLISIAVVLGEFTIASLLNRQVFQTAMVVVNKQDPYAPAIFTLLALLFVFLLLLLIGRVARGTRKAQS from the coding sequence GTGAACCGTCTCGCTCCCTCCCCCGTGACCCGGTGGATCATCGGCATCCTCGTCGGAGCCTTCTTCGCGATCCCGCTGATCTCGACCTTTCTCTACACGCTGCGCCAGACCGACGGCAGCCTCGGCTTCGAACGCTGGGCGGCCCTGTTCGACCCGGCGAAGTCCGCCGCGATCCGACCGATCTGGATGGGGCTGGGCAACTCGCTCGTCCTCGCCCTCGTCACGGTGGCGATCGTTCTCCTGCTGCTCGCACCGACCATGATCCTGGTGAACCTGCGCTTCGGCAGGCTCCGCCCCGCCTTCGAGTTCGCCGTGCTGCTGCCGATCTCGATCCCCGCGATCGTGCTCGTGGTCGGGCTCGCACCCATCTACCTCCAGATCGGCCGCACGCTCGGCACCGGCACCTGGACGCTCGCCTTCGCCTACGGCATCACGGTTCTCCCGTTCGCCTATCGCTCGATCCAGGCATCGATAGACGCCGCCGATCTGCGCACGCTCGCCGAGGCCGCGCGTTCCCTGGGCGCGAGCTGGCCGACCGTGGTGCTCAAGGTCCTCGCACCGAACCTGCGTCAGGGACTGCTGGCGGCCTCGCTCATCTCGATCGCCGTCGTGCTCGGCGAGTTCACGATCGCCTCGCTGCTGAACCGCCAGGTGTTCCAGACCGCCATGGTCGTCGTGAACAAGCAGGATCCCTACGCTCCCGCGATCTTCACGCTGCTGGCTCTGCTGTTCGTCTTCCTGCTCCTGCTCCTCATCGGCCGCGTCGCCCGCGGCACCCGAAAGGCCCAGTCATGA
- a CDS encoding ABC transporter permease: MTTATAAGADATASAPVSPAAHSAGSATTSRAQRSAPSAAWLGLVPFAAYVLLFLAVPTVLAIGSGFFTKDGAFTLGNVSALVDPVVLTTFANSAGLSLLTAVVGAIVGALVCYALLGMNPEGVVRSTVDAAAGVLAQFGGVMLAFAFIATIGIQGVLKLFLQDAFGIDIFANGTWLYELPGLILPYIYFQIPLMVITFMPALAALKPQWAEANLTLGGTRSSFWLRIGIPVLAPSFLASLLLLFANAFSSYATAAALASQGSQIVPLQIRAALTSETVLGRENLAGALALGMIVIVGVVMALYSLIQRRAARWQS; this comes from the coding sequence GTGACCACTGCCACCGCTGCGGGGGCGGATGCCACGGCATCCGCCCCCGTCTCCCCCGCAGCGCACAGCGCTGGGTCCGCGACGACGTCGCGGGCCCAGCGCTCCGCGCCGTCCGCCGCCTGGTTGGGGCTCGTGCCCTTCGCCGCGTATGTGCTGCTGTTCCTCGCCGTGCCGACCGTTCTGGCCATCGGCTCGGGGTTCTTCACGAAGGACGGCGCCTTCACCCTCGGCAACGTGTCGGCTCTGGTCGATCCCGTCGTGCTCACCACCTTCGCGAACTCCGCCGGGCTGTCGCTGCTGACCGCCGTGGTCGGCGCGATCGTCGGGGCCCTCGTCTGCTATGCCCTCCTCGGCATGAACCCCGAGGGCGTCGTCCGCTCGACGGTGGATGCCGCAGCGGGCGTGCTCGCCCAGTTCGGCGGTGTCATGCTCGCGTTCGCCTTCATCGCCACGATCGGCATCCAGGGCGTGCTGAAGCTGTTCCTGCAGGACGCGTTCGGCATCGACATCTTCGCGAACGGCACCTGGCTCTACGAGCTGCCGGGTCTGATCCTGCCTTACATCTACTTCCAGATCCCGCTCATGGTGATCACCTTCATGCCCGCCCTCGCCGCGCTCAAGCCGCAGTGGGCCGAGGCGAACCTCACGCTGGGCGGCACCCGCTCCAGCTTCTGGCTGCGCATCGGCATCCCGGTGCTCGCCCCGTCGTTCCTGGCCAGCCTGCTGCTGCTGTTCGCCAACGCGTTCTCGTCGTACGCGACCGCCGCCGCCCTCGCCAGCCAGGGTTCGCAGATCGTGCCGCTGCAGATCCGCGCGGCGCTGACGAGTGAGACAGTGCTGGGTCGAGAGAACCTCGCCGGCGCTCTCGCGCTCGGCATGATCGTCATCGTCGGAGTCGTCATGGCCCTCTACTCGCTCATCCAGCGTCGCGCAGCGAGGTGGCAGTCGTGA
- a CDS encoding ABC transporter substrate-binding protein has product MTNFHRRARIGAGIALFTAAALGLTACATGAETPAAAGEGDAVDAAAATSVDDFGSFADLETAAKAEGQLNVIALPRDWANYGEIIDLFTEKYPEITVNEASPDVSSAEEIQAAKTNEGLDTAPDVFDLGLAVALQNTDVFAPYQVQTWDEIPEELKEPTGLFVGDYGGYMSIGYDSSKFDAPKTLDDLKDAAYKGAVAINGDPTQAGAAFAAVGLATVQSDGTLDDFQPGIDFFADLQKAGNLLKVDVTTATVASGETPVVFDWDYLNAAHAADNKNWKVVVLDGTGYAGYYNQAINKDAPNPAAARLWQEFLYSDEVQNLWLKGGARPARMEAMTEAGTIDADLAAALPEVPSETVVPTEEQSTNAGTLLGEKWAAAVQ; this is encoded by the coding sequence ATGACCAACTTCCACCGCCGCGCGCGCATCGGCGCGGGCATCGCCCTGTTCACCGCCGCTGCGCTCGGTCTCACCGCCTGCGCCACAGGGGCAGAGACCCCCGCCGCCGCCGGCGAGGGCGATGCCGTCGACGCCGCCGCTGCGACGTCGGTCGACGACTTCGGCTCGTTCGCCGACCTCGAGACCGCCGCGAAGGCCGAGGGCCAGCTCAACGTCATCGCGCTTCCGCGGGACTGGGCGAACTACGGCGAGATCATCGATCTCTTCACCGAGAAGTACCCGGAGATCACGGTCAACGAGGCTTCGCCCGACGTCTCGAGCGCCGAGGAGATCCAGGCGGCGAAGACGAACGAGGGCCTGGACACCGCGCCCGACGTGTTCGACCTCGGTCTGGCGGTCGCCCTGCAGAACACCGACGTGTTCGCGCCGTACCAGGTGCAGACGTGGGACGAGATCCCGGAGGAGCTCAAGGAGCCGACCGGCCTGTTCGTCGGCGACTACGGCGGGTACATGTCGATCGGCTACGACTCGTCGAAGTTCGACGCCCCGAAGACCCTCGACGACCTGAAGGACGCGGCCTACAAGGGTGCGGTCGCCATCAACGGCGACCCTACGCAGGCAGGCGCGGCGTTCGCGGCCGTGGGCCTCGCGACCGTACAGTCCGACGGCACGCTCGACGACTTCCAGCCCGGCATCGACTTCTTCGCCGACCTGCAGAAGGCGGGCAACCTGCTCAAGGTCGACGTCACCACGGCGACCGTCGCGAGCGGCGAGACGCCGGTCGTCTTCGACTGGGACTACCTGAACGCCGCGCACGCGGCAGACAACAAGAACTGGAAGGTCGTCGTCCTCGACGGCACCGGATACGCGGGCTACTACAACCAGGCCATCAACAAGGATGCCCCGAACCCGGCAGCCGCACGCCTGTGGCAGGAGTTCCTCTACAGCGATGAGGTGCAGAACCTGTGGCTCAAGGGCGGCGCACGCCCCGCGCGCATGGAGGCCATGACAGAGGCCGGCACGATCGACGCCGACCTGGCCGCGGCCCTGCCCGAGGTCCCGAGCGAGACGGTCGTGCCGACCGAGGAGCAGTCGACGAACGCCGGCACGCTGCTCGGCGAGAAGTGGGCAGCGGCGGTCCAGTGA
- a CDS encoding GNAT family N-acetyltransferase, with protein sequence MLDALALPFPIDSRAGAATLRRAVVDDTDAVITLLSDDPISASRGDVASVEDRPAYASALEEILADPSNDLLVVELDGAVVGTLQLTSIPGMARRGARRLLVEAVRVRSDLRSSGIGSAVMRWVSDDAAPALGAAMVQLTSDAARADAHRFYERLGYVGSHVGFKYQVPRG encoded by the coding sequence ATGCTCGACGCTCTCGCCCTGCCCTTCCCCATCGATTCCCGAGCGGGCGCCGCGACCCTGCGCAGAGCCGTCGTCGACGACACGGATGCCGTGATCACCCTGCTCTCGGACGACCCGATCAGCGCATCGCGCGGCGACGTCGCGTCCGTCGAGGACCGCCCCGCCTACGCATCGGCTCTCGAGGAGATCCTCGCCGACCCGTCGAACGATCTGCTCGTGGTCGAGCTCGACGGAGCCGTCGTCGGCACCCTGCAGCTCACCTCGATCCCCGGCATGGCGCGACGCGGTGCGAGACGCCTGCTCGTCGAGGCCGTGCGCGTACGCAGCGATCTGCGCTCGTCGGGCATCGGCTCCGCCGTCATGCGCTGGGTCTCCGACGATGCGGCGCCGGCCCTGGGGGCGGCGATGGTGCAGCTCACCTCGGACGCCGCCCGCGCCGACGCGCATCGGTTCTACGAGCGACTGGGATACGTGGGCTCGCACGTCGGGTTCAAATATCAGGTGCCCCGCGGCTGA